A region from the Polyangiaceae bacterium genome encodes:
- a CDS encoding low temperature requirement protein A, with product MQNRWFHPPHLHSPAPGRERRVGWLELFYDLIYVALIIQLGNLLSEHVGWTGTAAFAGLFVPVWFTWTGFTFYSNRFIVDDFVHRALVFLQMFAIGGVAVSVAGLFRGEFFAFSCFYALARFVVVALYYRVYKHVPVARALARRYVIGFSVGALLWLSAAFIPWPWVLPVWGVAMLLDLNTVLSHVSRTLTAQHPPDTAHATERYGLLTIIVLGESFVKVLSAVSSDGLHRTTFLMCGCVLFICCSLWWIYFDDVAGSRIKPGRLTPFFWIYSHLPLTMAITAVGVAAKKAVFFEPHLVAPTKYRWFLCGTLAFALFWVAVIDSITERRQAELSDRTRVNTRFAAAFFVLLLAPMGAVMPGWGFVGLVTAAMFLQVLIDLAMAPEADPEAAHHEHPELFHAETKLTATPDKPSGSFTLRRRTAGDAIRRGTPNALRKDVYFYLMEGSWTRFFIVVVVAYLFINVVFAGLFLLEPSSVSNMQTGSFLEAFAFSVQTMSTIGYGGMAPATPYGHALVTIEAFIGLMGVALATGLLFAKVSRPVSSVLFSKVMVVTTRHGRPNLHFRLGNARGNDIAEASIRVSVAKDEVSAEGHRLRRLYDLKLERNTSPMFVLSWSVFHVIDEESPLFGLTNQQLLDQDVSVIASMMGHDSTYAQSTHARHVYAPEDFRFGEHFVDVISRMDDGRLLVDYTHFHDTVADAPPGETIRPTEAENLDSAEASAESAPSTDTDDDSE from the coding sequence GGGAGCGCCGCGTGGGTTGGCTCGAGCTGTTCTACGACCTGATCTACGTCGCGCTGATCATCCAGCTCGGGAACCTGCTGAGCGAGCACGTTGGCTGGACGGGAACCGCGGCGTTTGCCGGGTTGTTCGTGCCTGTCTGGTTCACGTGGACTGGGTTCACCTTCTACTCGAATCGCTTCATCGTCGACGACTTCGTGCACCGCGCGCTCGTCTTCTTGCAGATGTTCGCGATTGGCGGCGTCGCGGTGAGCGTCGCGGGACTTTTCCGCGGAGAATTTTTCGCGTTCTCGTGCTTCTACGCCCTAGCGCGCTTCGTCGTCGTCGCGCTCTACTATCGAGTCTACAAGCACGTCCCAGTCGCGCGCGCATTGGCCCGGCGTTATGTGATCGGGTTCAGCGTCGGTGCGTTGTTGTGGTTGAGCGCCGCCTTCATCCCTTGGCCATGGGTGCTACCCGTGTGGGGCGTGGCAATGCTGCTCGACCTGAACACCGTCCTGAGTCACGTCTCGCGCACCCTCACGGCGCAGCACCCTCCCGACACCGCACACGCGACGGAGCGCTACGGCTTGCTCACCATCATCGTGCTCGGGGAGTCCTTCGTGAAGGTGCTGAGCGCAGTCAGCTCCGACGGCTTGCATCGCACCACGTTCTTGATGTGCGGCTGCGTGCTGTTCATCTGCTGCAGCCTCTGGTGGATCTACTTCGACGACGTCGCGGGCTCACGCATCAAGCCAGGGCGGCTCACGCCGTTCTTCTGGATCTACTCGCACCTGCCGCTGACCATGGCGATCACCGCGGTGGGCGTCGCCGCAAAGAAGGCAGTATTCTTCGAGCCCCATTTGGTGGCGCCGACGAAGTATCGCTGGTTCCTTTGCGGCACGCTGGCGTTCGCGCTGTTCTGGGTCGCAGTGATCGACAGCATCACCGAGCGGCGCCAAGCAGAGCTTAGCGACCGCACGCGGGTGAACACGCGCTTCGCCGCCGCCTTTTTCGTGTTGCTGCTGGCCCCCATGGGCGCGGTGATGCCTGGCTGGGGCTTCGTGGGCCTGGTTACCGCCGCCATGTTCTTGCAAGTCCTGATCGACTTGGCGATGGCTCCCGAGGCCGATCCGGAAGCCGCACACCACGAGCACCCGGAACTTTTCCACGCAGAAACTAAACTGACTGCGACGCCGGACAAGCCGAGCGGCAGCTTCACCCTGAGGCGGCGCACGGCAGGGGACGCGATTCGTCGTGGCACGCCAAACGCCTTACGCAAGGACGTGTACTTCTACCTGATGGAGGGCAGCTGGACGCGCTTCTTCATCGTCGTGGTCGTCGCCTACCTGTTCATCAACGTGGTGTTCGCCGGGCTCTTCCTGCTCGAGCCCTCATCGGTGAGCAACATGCAGACGGGCAGCTTCCTCGAAGCCTTCGCGTTCAGCGTGCAGACCATGTCGACGATTGGCTACGGCGGGATGGCTCCTGCCACGCCCTATGGCCACGCGCTGGTAACCATTGAAGCGTTCATCGGCCTGATGGGCGTCGCCCTCGCCACTGGCCTCCTGTTCGCCAAGGTTTCGCGCCCTGTCTCCAGCGTGCTCTTCAGCAAGGTGATGGTCGTCACCACGCGCCACGGCCGCCCCAACTTACATTTCCGCCTGGGAAATGCACGAGGTAACGACATCGCGGAGGCGTCGATTCGTGTCTCCGTCGCGAAGGACGAGGTCAGCGCTGAGGGGCACCGGCTACGCCGGCTCTACGATTTGAAGCTCGAGCGCAACACGAGCCCGATGTTCGTGCTGAGCTGGTCGGTTTTCCACGTGATCGACGAGGAGAGCCCGCTCTTCGGCCTCACCAACCAGCAGCTACTCGACCAAGACGTGAGCGTGATCGCGAGCATGATGGGACACGACAGCACGTACGCCCAGAGCACCCACGCGCGCCACGTGTACGCGCCCGAAGACTTTCGCTTTGGGGAACACTTCGTCGACGTGATCAGCCGCATGGACGATGGCCGACTGCTCGTCGACTACACCCACTTCCACGATACGGTGGCAGACGCTCCGCCGGGCGAAACCATCCGGCCTACCGAAGCGGAGAACCTGGACAGCGCCGAGGCCAGCGCGGAGTCCGCTCCAAGCACAGACACCGACGACGACTCCGAGTAA
- a CDS encoding universal stress protein, giving the protein MNVRKMLVAVDYSPCSKNAVEYALFLAAKFGARVDLMHAWDRPYYAREHEIVLGKDSGNPKTLTQVLEETALEEMKSFMATIDVPEGVEVHHRVCSGHVATVVLEAAAQDGYDLLVTGTHGRTGFKHMLLGSVAERLVRLSPVPVITVPPPAAEKTK; this is encoded by the coding sequence ATGAACGTTCGCAAGATGCTGGTCGCAGTGGACTATTCCCCGTGCTCGAAGAACGCCGTCGAATACGCGCTCTTCCTCGCCGCGAAGTTCGGCGCCCGGGTCGATCTGATGCACGCCTGGGATCGCCCGTACTACGCGCGCGAACACGAGATCGTGCTGGGCAAGGACTCCGGCAACCCGAAGACGCTCACCCAGGTGCTCGAAGAGACGGCTCTCGAAGAGATGAAGAGCTTCATGGCGACCATCGACGTGCCCGAAGGCGTCGAGGTGCACCACCGCGTTTGCTCCGGGCACGTGGCAACCGTGGTGCTCGAAGCCGCCGCCCAGGACGGCTACGATCTGCTCGTCACGGGCACCCACGGCCGCACAGGCTTCAAGCATATGTTGCTCGGAAGCGTCGCGGAGCGGCTGGTCCGTCTCTCCCCGGTGCCCGTGATCACCGTGCCACCGCCGGCTGCCGAAAAGACCAAGTAG
- a CDS encoding universal stress protein, with protein sequence MQAALAIMSSELFPIVVPVDFSDASWVALERALKLANSASAVHVVHVLRPLSAMEPGVAWGTIDDGTREQAAKERLARELKERGHEGVEAKVLFGEPARRVADYAEEQGAPMVVVSAFGHSGIMRVLLGSVAERVVRLSKCDVLVVRPNPGTATAL encoded by the coding sequence ATGCAAGCAGCCTTAGCCATCATGAGTAGTGAGCTGTTCCCCATCGTTGTTCCGGTCGACTTCTCAGACGCTTCTTGGGTCGCGCTCGAGCGCGCACTCAAGCTGGCGAACAGCGCGAGTGCCGTCCACGTCGTCCACGTGTTGCGGCCGCTGTCCGCGATGGAACCCGGCGTCGCCTGGGGCACGATCGATGACGGAACACGCGAGCAAGCTGCGAAGGAGCGCTTGGCTCGAGAGCTGAAAGAGCGCGGCCACGAAGGCGTCGAAGCAAAGGTGCTGTTCGGTGAGCCGGCGCGGCGCGTCGCCGACTACGCCGAGGAGCAGGGCGCACCGATGGTCGTCGTGAGTGCGTTTGGCCACAGCGGCATCATGCGCGTGTTGCTCGGCTCCGTAGCAGAGCGCGTGGTGCGCCTCAGCAAATGCGATGTGCTCGTGGTGCGCCCCAACCCTGGAACGGCGACGGCACTGTGA
- a CDS encoding CBS domain-containing protein — protein MVDSRSVADVMTKDPETVDPNDQLLNAEQLMNNHRFRHLPVVDEDGLLVGVLSQRDLFHSALLKCAGFGQHGIDKLLDMFLVKEAMKTDIVSITPDAPLSAAAELMLERKLGCLPVLDGDRLVGILTESDFVRLAAALDD, from the coding sequence ATGGTTGATTCGCGCAGCGTCGCTGATGTGATGACCAAGGATCCCGAGACGGTGGATCCCAATGATCAGCTCTTGAACGCCGAGCAGCTCATGAACAACCACCGCTTCCGGCACTTGCCGGTGGTGGATGAAGATGGGCTGCTCGTCGGGGTGCTCTCTCAGCGCGACCTGTTCCATAGCGCGCTCCTGAAGTGCGCCGGTTTCGGCCAGCACGGCATCGACAAGCTGCTCGACATGTTCCTGGTCAAGGAGGCGATGAAGACGGACATCGTCAGCATCACGCCCGACGCGCCGCTGAGCGCCGCGGCAGAGCTGATGCTCGAGCGCAAGCTCGGCTGCCTGCCGGTGCTCGACGGCGATCGCCTGGTCGGTATCCTTACGGAATCAGACTTCGTGCGCCTGGCCGCGGCCCTCGACGACTAG
- a CDS encoding acetyl-CoA hydrolase/transferase family protein translates to MNDYSSKLVSVETAIKRIPPGARILIASGAAEPLGLVDGLVSHGDHLAGNEIVHLLTLGPAPYVAQGLERRFRHKAFFIGANVRAAVQEGRADFMPVFLSEIPRLIREGHVPIQVALIQVSPPDRHGFVSLGVSVDIVHAGVDAADLILAEVNPNMPRALGDSFIHMSRIHALVATEAPLLELEANPQNEVCQEIGRNVAKLIPDGSTIQVGIGSIPDAVCAALHSHHDLGVHTEMFSDGMMRLAEAGVVTGRRKTRLPGKMVTSFVMGSRKLYDWLHDNPQVEMRGSDYTNDPFVIAANDSMIAINSALAVDLTGQVAADTLAGRFFSGIGGQVDFIRGAARSRGGKPIIALPATAKGGTVSRIQTTLEQGAGIVTSRGDVNYVATEFGVAQLWGKTIRERTEALIGIAHPDFRAELWSGAKARRYVFAS, encoded by the coding sequence ATGAACGACTACAGTTCGAAACTGGTCAGCGTCGAGACGGCGATCAAACGCATTCCTCCAGGAGCGCGGATCTTGATCGCGTCCGGCGCGGCGGAGCCCCTTGGGCTGGTGGACGGTCTGGTGAGCCACGGCGATCACCTGGCCGGAAACGAGATTGTCCACTTGCTGACCCTTGGACCAGCGCCCTACGTTGCTCAGGGGCTCGAGCGCCGCTTCCGCCACAAGGCGTTCTTCATCGGCGCCAACGTGCGCGCCGCGGTGCAAGAGGGACGCGCGGATTTCATGCCGGTGTTCCTATCGGAGATCCCCCGCTTGATCCGTGAGGGACACGTGCCGATCCAAGTGGCGCTGATTCAGGTGAGCCCGCCGGATCGCCATGGCTTCGTCAGCCTGGGTGTCTCCGTGGACATCGTGCACGCCGGAGTGGATGCCGCCGATTTAATCCTCGCGGAAGTGAACCCGAATATGCCTCGGGCGCTTGGCGACTCCTTCATTCACATGAGCCGTATCCACGCGCTCGTTGCGACGGAAGCGCCGCTACTGGAGCTGGAAGCGAATCCTCAGAACGAGGTGTGCCAGGAGATTGGGCGCAACGTCGCCAAGTTGATCCCCGACGGCAGCACGATTCAGGTCGGTATCGGCAGCATCCCCGACGCCGTTTGCGCGGCGCTGCACAGCCACCACGACCTGGGCGTGCACACCGAGATGTTCTCGGACGGAATGATGCGCCTCGCCGAAGCAGGCGTCGTCACTGGCCGCCGCAAGACGCGCTTGCCCGGCAAGATGGTGACGTCCTTCGTGATGGGCTCGCGCAAGCTCTACGACTGGTTGCATGACAACCCTCAGGTGGAGATGCGCGGCAGCGACTACACCAACGACCCGTTCGTTATCGCCGCGAACGACAGCATGATCGCGATCAACTCGGCGCTAGCCGTGGACCTCACGGGTCAAGTCGCCGCAGACACCCTCGCCGGGCGCTTCTTCAGCGGCATCGGCGGTCAAGTCGACTTCATCCGTGGGGCCGCGCGCAGCCGGGGCGGCAAGCCGATCATCGCTCTGCCTGCCACGGCCAAGGGCGGCACGGTGAGCCGGATTCAAACGACGTTGGAACAAGGCGCAGGCATCGTGACCAGCCGGGGCGACGTGAACTACGTCGCTACGGAGTTCGGGGTCGCGCAGCTTTGGGGTAAGACGATTCGCGAGCGCACAGAAGCGTTGATCGGCATTGCCCACCCGGATTTTCGTGCCGAACTCTGGAGCGGCGCGAAGGCGCGGCGCTACGTCTTTGCGAGCTGA
- a CDS encoding CBS domain-containing protein, with protein sequence MSKTVGEIMNGELFSLHPEDRTAEALTYFTALGISGAPVVDEAGHPLGIVSYPDLVAKSASNVADCMSAPVLSIAPKMNISDAARQMAEARVHRLVVCDEEEHVIGMVSAWDLMRALVGMPPAHPAAFPHLDRETGLSFNDALPLDEKNIEVAPSAAGVFVLSVGGVGQAETALWAEAVNNVRSRLYELMSIPQTDRRLARLLDTHHQALRFQAVGVPEPDERQRALDALQARMAGWQKPR encoded by the coding sequence ATGTCGAAGACTGTGGGGGAGATCATGAACGGGGAGCTGTTCAGTTTGCACCCCGAGGATCGCACCGCCGAAGCGCTGACTTACTTCACTGCGCTGGGGATTTCTGGCGCGCCGGTGGTGGATGAAGCTGGGCACCCGCTGGGGATCGTTTCGTACCCAGACTTGGTGGCGAAGAGCGCGAGCAACGTGGCGGACTGCATGTCCGCACCCGTGCTCAGCATCGCGCCGAAGATGAACATCAGCGATGCCGCGCGGCAAATGGCAGAGGCGCGGGTCCACCGCTTGGTCGTGTGCGACGAAGAGGAGCACGTGATCGGTATGGTCAGCGCCTGGGACCTGATGCGGGCGCTGGTGGGGATGCCTCCGGCTCACCCTGCGGCGTTTCCTCACCTCGATCGCGAGACAGGGCTATCGTTCAACGACGCGCTGCCCCTCGACGAGAAGAACATCGAGGTCGCGCCGAGTGCAGCCGGAGTGTTCGTGCTGTCTGTTGGTGGCGTGGGCCAAGCAGAGACCGCGCTCTGGGCGGAAGCAGTGAACAACGTGCGCTCCCGCTTGTATGAGCTGATGAGCATCCCGCAGACCGATCGGCGGCTCGCGCGCCTATTGGACACTCACCACCAAGCGCTGCGCTTTCAGGCGGTGGGCGTCCCTGAGCCAGACGAGCGCCAGCGCGCTTTGGATGCTCTTCAGGCGCGCATGGCGGGCTGGCAGAAGCCGCGCTAG
- a CDS encoding adenylyl-sulfate kinase, with protein sequence MSSGGAASRSSDATSARACVIWITGRPSAGKSRFARCVRDLLSAHCGPTLILDGDAVRARLKPAPGYDEQSRADFYASLAGLAAMLAEQGFLVLVPATAHKAEFRQHARELAPRFIEVFVDAPLEVCEARDSKGLYAMSRRGEVDALPGIGKHFDVPEHPDVVAAGGKDGAAHQRLVQLVLRGFAAD encoded by the coding sequence GTGAGTAGCGGCGGTGCGGCGTCGCGTAGCAGTGACGCGACGAGTGCGCGTGCTTGCGTGATTTGGATCACGGGGCGGCCGAGCGCTGGCAAGTCCAGGTTTGCACGCTGTGTCCGCGATCTCTTGAGCGCGCACTGCGGGCCGACATTGATCTTGGATGGCGATGCCGTGCGCGCGCGGCTCAAGCCGGCGCCGGGCTACGACGAACAGTCTCGAGCTGATTTCTACGCAAGCCTCGCGGGGCTGGCCGCGATGCTTGCTGAACAAGGCTTCCTGGTGCTGGTGCCCGCGACAGCTCACAAGGCGGAGTTTCGGCAGCACGCTCGGGAGCTCGCGCCGCGCTTCATCGAGGTGTTCGTCGATGCGCCGCTCGAGGTGTGCGAAGCCAGAGACTCGAAGGGCCTCTACGCCATGAGCCGGCGGGGTGAAGTGGATGCGTTGCCGGGCATCGGCAAGCATTTCGACGTGCCGGAGCACCCGGATGTGGTCGCGGCCGGGGGTAAGGACGGCGCCGCGCATCAGCGTTTGGTGCAGCTGGTGCTGCGGGGCTTTGCGGCTGACTGA
- a CDS encoding cation-translocating P-type ATPase — MPETKPANPASREASQRGAWSLGAEQALAELESREAGLTDSEVSARRERYGLNQLASAPKKSLLARLAAQFTDVTVLALIVAAIIAVVLGQLEAGLTPLEQFGDAIAIAVIVILNALIGLVQESRAERALEALAGRAAPVARVRRDGHELDVPAVELVPGDIIALEEGSRVPADARLIEAHGLATNESALTGESLPVDKSADRILPEATDLADRTNCLYLGTFVTRGKGHAVVMATGMDSALGEIARLLESVEAPETPLQRDLRRFGIQIVLVCLALGVLVFVVTFLQGQGSLRVLLLTAVSLAVAAIPEGLPAVTTIVLALGVQRMARREALVRKLPAVETLGSADFICTDKTGTLTQNRMAVRRVTNLEHEHTLEESPDATLPDEAAESFARLILAARYTPAARIHNGHVVGDPTDAALLSFHLKHVEEPAPTSKRELPFDADRKLASAVVELDGPRLFVHGAAEAVLGRTTRLWRAGEKCGLESADKQRLSEVQSEWGKAGLRVLALAERSLKADAGASDDQLEQGLCLLGLVGLSDPPRPEVRAAIEKAARAGVRTVMITGDHPVTAQAIAREVGIGGEAPQVLPGSELEQLTDEELQSRAESVSVVARATAAHKLRFVEALQKRGHIVAMTGDGVNDAPALRAASIGVAMGQSGTDVAREAGDLVLADDNYTTIVAAIEEGRTIFANIRRFILFLLSINAGLVLAVLVAALIGWPPLLTPTQILWINLVTNGLPALALGAEPAHGEPMLRGPRDPSAPLLSWQDFAWILGYGAFMAVLGLGAYWYLREDAHQARSVAFLVLSVGPLLHALNCRHPTRSVFQLGVFTNPKLWAAIAIGLVLQALALYTPGLTKVFSASPLSGSALGWGLGVCLLFWVGGELQKAVARLRSND; from the coding sequence ATGCCCGAAACAAAGCCCGCCAACCCAGCTAGCCGTGAGGCGTCGCAGCGCGGCGCTTGGAGCCTTGGTGCGGAACAAGCACTTGCGGAGCTGGAGAGTCGCGAAGCGGGGCTAACCGACAGCGAAGTCAGCGCACGCCGCGAACGCTACGGCCTAAACCAGCTCGCGAGCGCCCCGAAGAAGAGCCTGCTCGCTCGCCTCGCCGCGCAGTTCACGGATGTCACCGTGCTCGCGCTGATCGTCGCGGCGATCATCGCCGTGGTGCTCGGCCAGCTGGAAGCGGGTCTCACGCCGCTGGAACAATTCGGCGACGCGATCGCCATCGCGGTGATCGTGATCTTGAACGCCTTGATCGGCCTCGTTCAAGAGAGCCGCGCGGAAAGAGCGCTGGAGGCACTCGCCGGGCGCGCGGCCCCGGTGGCGCGGGTGCGGCGAGACGGCCACGAGCTCGACGTGCCCGCGGTGGAGCTGGTGCCCGGAGACATCATCGCCCTCGAGGAGGGATCGCGCGTGCCCGCAGACGCTCGCCTGATTGAAGCCCACGGCCTCGCGACCAACGAATCCGCCCTGACGGGCGAGTCGCTGCCCGTCGACAAATCAGCCGACCGCATCCTCCCGGAAGCAACAGACCTCGCGGACCGTACGAACTGTCTCTACCTCGGCACGTTCGTCACCCGAGGCAAGGGGCACGCCGTGGTGATGGCGACGGGCATGGACTCCGCCCTCGGTGAAATCGCCCGCTTGCTCGAGAGCGTGGAGGCACCGGAGACGCCGTTGCAGCGCGACCTGCGCCGCTTTGGCATTCAGATCGTGCTTGTTTGCTTGGCGCTGGGTGTGCTGGTGTTCGTCGTCACCTTCCTGCAAGGTCAAGGCAGCCTGCGAGTGCTTCTGCTGACGGCAGTGAGCCTGGCGGTGGCGGCCATTCCCGAAGGCTTGCCGGCGGTAACCACCATCGTGTTGGCGCTTGGGGTGCAACGCATGGCTCGCCGCGAAGCGCTGGTGCGCAAGCTGCCAGCGGTGGAGACCCTCGGCAGCGCCGACTTCATCTGCACCGACAAAACCGGCACGTTGACCCAGAACCGCATGGCCGTGCGCCGGGTCACGAACCTCGAGCACGAGCACACCCTGGAAGAGAGCCCTGACGCAACATTGCCGGATGAAGCAGCCGAGAGCTTCGCCCGGCTGATCTTGGCCGCGCGCTACACGCCTGCCGCACGGATACACAATGGACACGTGGTCGGCGACCCGACGGACGCGGCGCTGCTCAGCTTTCACCTGAAGCACGTGGAAGAGCCCGCCCCCACCAGCAAACGAGAGCTGCCCTTCGACGCCGACCGCAAGCTCGCCAGCGCCGTGGTCGAGCTAGATGGGCCGCGGCTGTTCGTGCATGGCGCCGCGGAGGCGGTGCTCGGGCGCACCACGAGGCTGTGGCGGGCTGGCGAGAAGTGCGGCTTGGAGAGCGCGGACAAGCAGCGCTTGAGCGAGGTGCAGAGCGAGTGGGGCAAAGCCGGGCTGCGTGTGCTCGCTCTGGCCGAGCGCTCCCTCAAGGCCGATGCCGGAGCGAGCGACGACCAACTCGAGCAAGGCTTGTGTCTCCTCGGCTTGGTGGGCCTCAGCGATCCGCCGCGCCCAGAGGTACGCGCCGCGATCGAAAAAGCAGCACGCGCCGGAGTCCGCACGGTGATGATCACGGGGGACCACCCAGTGACCGCTCAAGCCATCGCGCGCGAGGTCGGGATCGGGGGAGAGGCGCCCCAGGTGCTACCGGGGTCCGAACTCGAGCAACTGACGGACGAGGAGTTACAAAGCCGCGCGGAATCGGTGTCAGTCGTCGCCCGCGCCACCGCAGCTCACAAGCTGCGCTTCGTCGAGGCGCTGCAAAAGCGTGGACACATCGTCGCGATGACGGGAGACGGCGTAAACGACGCGCCGGCGCTGCGTGCGGCGTCGATCGGCGTTGCCATGGGGCAATCAGGGACTGACGTCGCGCGTGAAGCGGGCGACCTGGTACTAGCCGATGACAACTACACGACGATTGTCGCCGCGATCGAAGAGGGGCGCACAATCTTCGCGAATATCCGACGCTTCATCTTGTTCTTGCTCAGCATCAATGCCGGGCTAGTGTTGGCCGTGCTCGTGGCCGCGTTGATTGGCTGGCCACCGCTCCTCACCCCCACCCAAATCCTATGGATCAATTTGGTGACGAACGGCTTGCCCGCGCTCGCGTTGGGGGCCGAGCCTGCCCACGGCGAACCCATGTTGAGGGGCCCGCGGGATCCTTCCGCGCCGCTCCTGAGCTGGCAGGATTTCGCCTGGATCCTCGGCTACGGCGCCTTCATGGCGGTGCTTGGGCTCGGGGCCTACTGGTATCTCCGCGAGGATGCACACCAGGCGCGCAGCGTGGCCTTCTTGGTGCTGTCGGTAGGTCCGCTGCTCCACGCGCTGAACTGCCGCCACCCGACGCGTTCCGTGTTTCAGCTAGGTGTCTTCACGAACCCGAAGCTGTGGGCCGCCATCGCGATCGGCCTCGTGCTTCAAGCGCTTGCGCTCTACACCCCAGGGCTGACCAAGGTGTTCTCGGCGTCGCCGCTATCCGGCTCGGCGCTTGGCTGGGGTCTCGGCGTTTGCCTCTTGTTCTGGGTCGGCGGCGAGCTCCAGAAGGCTGTCGCTCGACTGCGCAGCAACGACTAG
- a CDS encoding CBS domain-containing protein encodes MAVTVDEVMNREVFSVKPNATLNDAASLLERHHISGAPVLDAEGVPVGMISLRDLAPPASTLVEERMSRPVMAVPSGATLESAALLLSDLDLHRAIVVDDDGKLIGIVTSLDLLRGLLGLPAPHPHEQPPVDDVTGLVWSDDLQLNPGLPEKLPQGPGLLALVHGGKGRPERVVWAEAATGIRGRVAHLLQKTEHITPHLLPALEAGELRLRYAASEDTARRMTGLRKLLLDARNKARQPS; translated from the coding sequence ATGGCTGTCACGGTGGATGAAGTGATGAATCGGGAGGTGTTCAGCGTGAAGCCGAACGCCACCCTGAACGATGCTGCCAGCTTGCTCGAGCGGCATCACATCTCAGGTGCGCCCGTTCTGGATGCGGAGGGAGTGCCCGTCGGCATGATCTCGCTGCGCGATCTGGCCCCGCCCGCGTCAACGCTGGTGGAAGAGCGCATGAGCCGTCCAGTGATGGCAGTGCCCAGTGGGGCAACCCTCGAGTCAGCCGCGTTGCTGCTCTCGGATCTCGACCTGCATCGCGCCATCGTGGTGGACGACGATGGCAAGCTGATCGGCATCGTCACCAGCTTGGACTTGCTGCGTGGCTTGCTGGGTCTGCCAGCACCCCACCCCCACGAGCAACCTCCGGTGGACGACGTGACGGGCCTGGTGTGGAGTGATGATCTACAGCTCAACCCTGGCTTACCAGAGAAGCTGCCTCAGGGACCCGGCCTGCTTGCGCTGGTTCACGGCGGAAAGGGCCGCCCTGAACGAGTCGTTTGGGCCGAAGCCGCCACGGGGATCCGAGGGCGTGTGGCACATCTGCTGCAGAAGACCGAGCACATCACGCCGCACTTGCTGCCGGCGCTGGAGGCTGGTGAGCTGCGCCTGCGCTACGCTGCGAGCGAGGACACCGCTCGCCGCATGACCGGCCTGCGCAAGTTGCTGCTCGATGCCCGAAACAAAGCCCGCCAACCCAGCTAG
- a CDS encoding CBS domain-containing protein, giving the protein MTAQPHSIGQEQSLAAAADQMRKLHIRHLPVLHGGKLVGLLSQRDIHLVQTLPDIDPEKVKVEEAMTAEPFQVAPSDSLASVARTMADNKYGAAVVMEGSKLVGVFTTTDALRILADQLGSPGLEDGLREAAKHLS; this is encoded by the coding sequence ATGACCGCTCAGCCGCATTCCATCGGTCAGGAGCAAAGCCTGGCCGCGGCAGCGGACCAGATGCGCAAGCTCCACATCCGCCACCTGCCGGTGTTGCACGGTGGAAAGCTGGTGGGGTTGCTCAGCCAGCGAGACATTCATTTGGTGCAGACGCTGCCCGACATCGACCCTGAGAAGGTGAAGGTCGAGGAGGCCATGACCGCGGAGCCGTTCCAGGTCGCGCCCAGTGACTCGCTCGCGTCCGTTGCGCGCACCATGGCGGACAACAAATACGGCGCGGCCGTGGTGATGGAGGGCTCGAAGCTCGTCGGTGTGTTCACCACCACCGACGCGCTGCGTATCCTTGCGGATCAGCTCGGCAGCCCTGGGCTCGAGGACGGACTGCGCGAGGCGGCGAAGCACCTCAGCTGA